Genomic DNA from Halobaculum sp. MBLA0147:
AACCAGTCGACGGCGATCGCCGCCTGTGTCGGCCCCATCGTGAAGTGGTCGCCACAGGGGACGGCGGCGGCGTCCGGTTCGAGGAACGCGCCGATCACGTCCCGCATCTCCGTCATCAGTCCGGTGTCGCCGGCGTGGTAGAACGTCGTCGCCTCCTCGTCGGACTCCTGGGTGGGCTTCGAGTCGGAGAGCACGAAGCCGGCGGGCATCCCGACCTCGTGTTCGTAGTCGGTGTTCAGCCCACTCGTGTGGTCCGCGCGGTGCATCGTCACGAAGGCGTCGCCACACTCGACGGTGCCGCCGAGGTTCATCCCGATCGACTCGTCGAACCCGAGTTCGTCCTCGGCGTACGCCGTGATCTCCGGCGTCGCGACGACCGTCGCGTCCGCGAACTCGCCCGCGTGGGCGACGTGGTCCGCGTGCCCGTGTGTCAGCAACACGAA
This window encodes:
- a CDS encoding metal-dependent hydrolase; this encodes MDLTWHGHSTWHVAVGDTELLIDPFFDNPHTSLEPADVDTPDFVLLTHGHADHVAHAGEFADATVVATPEITAYAEDELGFDESIGMNLGGTVECGDAFVTMHRADHTSGLNTDYEHEVGMPAGFVLSDSKPTQESDEEATTFYHAGDTGLMTEMRDVIGAFLEPDAAAVPCGDHFTMGPTQAAIAVDWLDVDTAFPMHYDTFPPVEIDTEQFVSEVAATGSDADVRVLEGDETFTLA